Proteins from one Embleya scabrispora genomic window:
- a CDS encoding FtsK/SpoIIIE domain-containing protein, which yields MRLTITVSEPARGRRESILVDAPAESTVRDLLEHLADTHDLGAPGLPCRLAATVLDPDEALSACGIREGSELTLGAAPAEPPPCPDPPLVELHLAAGPGAGRIWPLPMGTYDIGSAPECAIRIDEPGVPAHGIRVMVGPNGKVRVAAPAGSEVRLGRVYRTKEDTPERPVDPKEKEFADEPPPDPEAPIVDEVAWDLGVGLTVGPVLLRPAAPFDAGADIVPSADGAGLDFNRPPRIVEPVQGGRFRIPTRPRGSFRQPFPMLVTLAPMLLGLVMVKVFHSYFFLIFAIFSPIMALANWISSRRSGRKQFVKDLAAYRVRKAEVLAEVAASTEVERQGRVDAIPDPSTTGLFATGPGQRLWERRRVDPDHLVLRVGTSAHTSLNEVEDPDSQSLERRASWTVPDVPTAVDLPQQGVLGVAGPSGPALRMAGWLVAQAVILHSPRDVQVRLLTGAAGAEEWGWLAWVPHARGTVPGGPEVLLGSDPETIAARVAELVQVVRARRAAAETLLRNAVFAEPDIVLVVDGARRLREIPGMTQVLQEGPQVRVFSICVDTEERFLPQECTAVIGLADAGQARGPVATLRRHGTPTVADVRPDLPTPAWCESIARALAPVRDVTSPDEGALPDRVLLPELLALDPPDPATIGERWRRRPASTRAFLGVGYDGPVSFDLVLDGPHALIAGTTGSGKSELLQSFVAALAAANRPDELTFVLVDYKGGSAFKDCVELPHTLGMVTDLDAQLVHRAMASLGAELTRRELLLAMVGAKDHAEYRGKRIRDAELPALPRLLLIVDEFATLVREVPDFIPGLVGIAQRGRSLGIHMVLATQRPAGVITADIRANTNLRIALRVTDAGESSDVIDTKDAVAISSSTPGRALARTSHHTVIPFQTAYAGTERLDTKADPDALRALPAPVEPVRPQTSVLSWSRLGRPRPPAVEVEVEPQPQPGDAEPTTDLKELVTAISAAAAALPDFVKPPSPWLDPLPHRVLPADLPPAAPGAERPPGALEPVAWAMEDVPHLQARKPVLLDPSTFGHLFVVGAPRTGRSQLLRTMAAALARRHSCGVVHIQAIDAGGGALAALADLPHCGTVVPRNDLSRIDRLISRLGEELSSRQELLSRQACANLTELRASDARGCPAHVFLLIDGWDPLAPTLYEYDDGRVMNEVVRLLREGAAAGIHLVMTSERALINGRLSSVNDDMVLLRLADRAEYSGAGVPRTAIPGSMPPGRILVSGSWTEAQVCLLGPGESGREQVEALRRIAADARERDAGVDPARRPFVLAPLPTAITFAEAYEAVTEEQRRPLWGLLGIGGDAVGAVGADFADAQHTFAVVGPPGSGRSNTLATMAVSLLASGTRVVAITPRDSPLRLLRAHPLVTLVEGADSDGSRTSAAVAELAGPAVVLIDDADLLSEMGSMVGYALRDVIGSGRDRGIGLAYAATAETLLQSLSGWLGDVRRNRQGILLSPQLGGEGDLIGARLPTERVRQPLRIGHAWIRDRKGFLAPVLVPETQLRPAAG from the coding sequence ATGCGACTGACCATCACCGTGTCCGAGCCCGCGCGGGGGCGGCGGGAGTCGATCCTGGTCGATGCCCCCGCCGAGAGCACCGTTCGGGATCTGCTCGAACACCTCGCCGACACGCACGACCTGGGCGCGCCCGGCCTGCCCTGCCGGCTCGCGGCCACCGTGCTCGACCCCGACGAAGCCCTGTCGGCCTGCGGCATCCGCGAGGGCAGCGAACTCACGCTCGGGGCGGCCCCCGCCGAGCCGCCCCCGTGCCCCGATCCGCCCCTCGTAGAGCTGCACCTCGCGGCGGGGCCCGGGGCCGGGCGGATCTGGCCGCTGCCGATGGGGACCTATGACATCGGCTCGGCCCCGGAATGCGCGATCCGCATCGACGAACCCGGCGTGCCGGCGCACGGGATCCGGGTCATGGTCGGCCCGAACGGCAAGGTGCGGGTCGCCGCGCCGGCCGGGAGCGAGGTCCGACTCGGGCGGGTGTACCGGACCAAGGAGGACACGCCCGAGCGGCCGGTCGACCCCAAGGAGAAGGAGTTCGCCGACGAGCCGCCGCCGGACCCGGAGGCGCCGATCGTCGACGAGGTCGCCTGGGACCTCGGCGTGGGCCTGACCGTGGGGCCGGTACTGCTGCGCCCCGCCGCCCCGTTCGACGCGGGCGCGGACATCGTGCCCTCGGCCGACGGCGCGGGCCTCGACTTCAACCGGCCGCCGCGCATCGTGGAGCCGGTCCAGGGCGGGCGGTTCCGGATCCCGACCCGGCCGCGCGGCTCGTTCCGGCAGCCGTTCCCGATGCTGGTCACGCTCGCGCCGATGTTGCTCGGGCTGGTCATGGTGAAGGTCTTCCACTCCTACTTCTTCCTGATCTTCGCGATCTTCAGCCCGATCATGGCCCTGGCCAACTGGATCTCCTCGCGGCGCAGCGGGCGCAAGCAGTTCGTCAAGGACCTGGCCGCCTACCGGGTGCGCAAGGCGGAGGTGCTGGCCGAGGTCGCCGCGAGCACGGAGGTGGAGCGGCAGGGGCGGGTCGACGCGATCCCGGACCCGTCGACGACCGGCCTGTTCGCCACCGGCCCGGGGCAGCGGTTGTGGGAGCGGCGCCGGGTCGATCCCGACCATCTGGTGTTGCGCGTGGGCACGTCGGCGCACACCTCGTTGAACGAGGTCGAGGATCCCGATTCGCAGTCGTTGGAGCGGCGCGCGTCGTGGACGGTGCCGGACGTGCCGACGGCGGTGGATCTGCCGCAGCAGGGTGTACTCGGCGTGGCCGGGCCGAGCGGGCCCGCGTTGCGGATGGCCGGGTGGCTGGTCGCGCAGGCGGTGATCCTGCACAGTCCCCGCGATGTGCAGGTGCGGTTGCTCACCGGGGCGGCGGGGGCCGAGGAGTGGGGGTGGCTGGCCTGGGTGCCGCATGCGCGCGGCACGGTGCCCGGCGGCCCCGAGGTGTTGCTCGGCAGCGATCCGGAGACGATCGCGGCGCGGGTCGCGGAGTTGGTCCAGGTGGTACGGGCGCGCAGGGCCGCCGCCGAGACGTTGTTGCGCAACGCGGTGTTCGCGGAGCCGGACATCGTGCTGGTCGTGGACGGCGCCCGGCGGTTGCGGGAGATCCCGGGTATGACCCAGGTGTTGCAGGAGGGCCCGCAGGTGCGGGTGTTCTCGATCTGCGTGGACACCGAGGAGCGTTTCCTGCCGCAGGAGTGCACGGCGGTGATCGGCCTCGCCGACGCGGGACAGGCGCGTGGTCCGGTCGCGACGTTGCGCCGGCACGGGACGCCGACGGTCGCCGACGTGCGGCCGGATCTGCCGACGCCGGCGTGGTGCGAGTCGATCGCGCGGGCGTTGGCGCCGGTGCGGGACGTGACCTCGCCGGACGAGGGCGCACTGCCGGATCGGGTGTTGTTGCCGGAGTTGTTGGCGCTGGATCCGCCGGACCCGGCGACGATCGGCGAGCGCTGGCGGCGGCGACCCGCGTCCACGCGGGCGTTCCTGGGTGTCGGCTACGACGGTCCGGTCTCGTTCGACCTGGTTCTCGACGGCCCGCATGCGTTGATCGCCGGCACCACGGGATCGGGCAAGTCGGAGCTGTTGCAGTCGTTCGTGGCCGCGCTGGCGGCGGCGAACCGGCCGGACGAGTTGACCTTCGTGCTGGTCGACTACAAGGGCGGCTCCGCGTTCAAGGACTGCGTCGAACTTCCGCACACGCTCGGCATGGTCACCGACCTCGACGCCCAGTTGGTGCACCGGGCGATGGCCTCGCTCGGCGCGGAACTCACGCGCCGTGAACTGCTGTTGGCGATGGTGGGGGCGAAGGATCACGCGGAGTATCGGGGCAAGCGCATACGGGACGCGGAGTTGCCCGCGCTGCCGCGACTGCTGCTGATCGTGGACGAGTTCGCCACGCTGGTCCGCGAGGTGCCGGACTTCATCCCGGGTCTGGTCGGGATCGCCCAGCGCGGCCGTTCGCTGGGGATCCACATGGTGCTCGCCACGCAGCGTCCGGCCGGGGTGATCACGGCGGACATCCGGGCCAATACGAATCTGCGGATCGCGTTGCGGGTGACCGACGCCGGGGAGAGTTCGGACGTGATCGACACCAAGGACGCGGTGGCGATCTCCTCGTCCACGCCGGGCCGGGCGCTGGCCCGGACCTCGCATCACACGGTGATCCCGTTCCAGACCGCGTACGCGGGCACCGAACGGCTGGACACCAAGGCCGATCCCGACGCGCTCCGGGCGCTGCCCGCTCCGGTGGAGCCGGTACGGCCGCAGACGTCGGTGTTGTCCTGGAGCCGGTTGGGTCGACCGCGTCCGCCCGCCGTCGAGGTGGAGGTCGAGCCGCAGCCGCAGCCGGGGGACGCCGAGCCGACCACCGACCTCAAGGAGTTGGTCACCGCGATCTCGGCGGCGGCCGCGGCCCTGCCGGACTTCGTCAAGCCGCCGAGCCCGTGGCTGGACCCGCTGCCGCATCGGGTGCTGCCGGCGGATCTGCCGCCGGCCGCGCCGGGTGCCGAACGACCGCCCGGCGCGCTGGAGCCGGTGGCGTGGGCGATGGAGGACGTGCCGCATCTCCAGGCGCGCAAGCCGGTGCTGCTCGATCCGAGCACGTTCGGCCACCTGTTCGTGGTGGGCGCGCCGCGCACCGGGCGCAGCCAGTTGTTGCGCACGATGGCGGCGGCGCTGGCCCGGCGGCACTCGTGCGGCGTGGTGCACATCCAGGCGATCGACGCCGGAGGTGGGGCGTTGGCCGCGCTGGCCGATCTGCCGCACTGCGGCACGGTGGTGCCGCGCAACGACCTGAGCCGGATCGACCGGTTGATCTCCCGGCTCGGCGAGGAGCTGAGCAGCCGTCAGGAGCTGTTGTCCCGGCAGGCGTGCGCGAATCTGACCGAGTTGCGGGCGAGCGACGCGCGGGGGTGTCCGGCGCATGTGTTCCTGCTGATCGACGGGTGGGATCCGCTGGCGCCGACGTTGTACGAGTACGACGACGGCCGGGTGATGAACGAGGTGGTGCGGTTGTTGCGCGAGGGCGCGGCGGCCGGGATCCATCTGGTGATGACCTCGGAACGCGCGTTGATCAACGGGCGGTTGTCCTCGGTCAACGACGACATGGTGCTGTTGCGGCTGGCCGATCGGGCCGAGTATTCGGGCGCGGGGGTGCCGCGGACCGCGATTCCCGGGTCGATGCCGCCGGGGCGGATCCTGGTGTCGGGTTCGTGGACCGAGGCGCAGGTGTGTCTGCTCGGCCCGGGTGAGAGCGGGCGCGAGCAGGTCGAGGCGCTGCGCCGGATCGCGGCGGACGCGCGCGAGCGGGACGCGGGGGTGGATCCGGCGCGGCGGCCGTTCGTCCTGGCTCCGCTGCCCACCGCGATCACCTTCGCCGAGGCGTACGAGGCGGTGACCGAGGAGCAACGTCGCCCGCTGTGGGGCCTGTTGGGGATCGGCGGCGACGCGGTGGGCGCGGTCGGCGCGGATTTCGCCGACGCGCAGCACACCTTCGCGGTGGTCGGGCCGCCCGGCAGTGGGCGCAGCAACACGCTGGCGACGATGGCGGTGTCGCTCCTGGCGAGCGGGACCCGGGTGGTGGCGATCACGCCGCGCGATTCACCGCTGCGCCTGTTGCGGGCGCATCCGCTGGTGACGCTGGTGGAGGGGGCCGACTCGGACGGGTCGCGGACCTCGGCCGCGGTGGCGGAACTGGCCGGTCCGGCGGTGGTGTTGATCGACGACGCGGATCTGCTGTCGGAGATGGGGTCGATGGTCGGGTACGCGCTGCGCGATGTGATCGGTTCCGGCCGCGACCGGGGCATCGGGTTGGCGTACGCGGCGACGGCCGAGACGTTGTTGCAGTCGCTCAGCGGGTGGTTGGGCGATGTCCGGCGCAATCGGCAGGGCATCCTGCTGTCGCCGCAGCTCGGTGGCGAGGGCGATCTGATCGGCGCCCGGTTGCCCACCGAGCGGGTTCGGCAGCCGCTGCGGATCGGCCATGCCTGGATCCGGGACCGGAAGGGCTTTCTGGCTCCGGTACTGGTGCCGGAGACACAACTGCGCCCCGCCGCCGGATGA
- a CDS encoding right-handed parallel beta-helix repeat-containing protein: protein MSVFGNRGNRGPRGDRPQRGGRPVTTGRTIAELIGAAPDGARVLVAPGEYREHVVLDRGVVLVAEQGPGSVRLTGAHDVALTVSGGAGVRVEGVVLIAADATAPAVRVTGGAEVDFDDCRVLGGRVEIVDTARVRLSDCRISAAGVAGVSVADDARLSMTGCRICAVDGAGVLLAGSATVTLADSVVTEAAVGLNVRDTASVQARGCAFVRCTHNAVLVENEATAGLDACRCTDSGEDAVLVRCVATLTMRGSAVDRAGASGVAAIGQASANVLDCQIVGAALSGAVADEESRLDLVGGLIRATGANGVFARGSARVGLDGVVIADTAFTAVHLDEHAHGELAAVVLGPTPEHGLCVAGAAGVTATGLLVRAAEMTGIHLGGTGTARVHASAAHRCGIGLRVDEGIDAVVEDAGFAATGRAGIEVGPDARPTLRRVRVARAGTAGVVVHERAAPVLEDCAVTDSAGSAMVVWTDAAPVVRAGALTGAGKNGVYLKGGAGGEFTDCVLAGSAYPAVYVAAGAAPVLRACTFRDCPGDATIEDPEQTSAVFADCVARGVAEVLVSGRGTAPPAGPNGLAEGSGAADDPAEAPADLGTLLAELEELVGLARVKHDVATLVQLMQLVRRREEAGLTPPPLSRHLVFAGNPGTGKTTVARLYGRILAALGMLSRGHLVEADRGALVGEYVGHTAPRTTAIFRKALGGVLFIDEAYSLTSAGGSDFGQEAIATLVKLMEDHRDDIVVIVAGYPDEMHRFIDSNPGLDSRFNRTVVFEDYASADLVRIVEHQAAAYEYTLDESARAGLLAYFDSVPRDRRFGNGRSARQAFQEMTERHARRISAIAEVTPEDLVSLRAPDLPDLVPAAGDPARAAEPTPKG, encoded by the coding sequence GTGAGTGTGTTCGGCAACCGCGGCAATCGCGGTCCCCGCGGCGACCGCCCCCAGCGTGGTGGTCGACCCGTCACCACCGGTCGCACCATCGCGGAGTTGATCGGCGCCGCGCCCGACGGCGCCCGCGTCCTGGTCGCTCCCGGCGAGTACCGCGAGCACGTCGTGCTCGATCGCGGCGTGGTCCTGGTCGCCGAACAGGGGCCCGGCAGCGTGCGCCTGACGGGTGCTCACGACGTCGCGCTGACCGTCTCCGGCGGGGCCGGCGTCCGGGTCGAGGGGGTGGTCCTGATCGCCGCCGATGCGACCGCCCCGGCCGTGCGGGTCACCGGTGGCGCCGAGGTCGACTTCGACGACTGCCGCGTCCTGGGCGGGCGGGTGGAGATCGTCGACACCGCCCGGGTCCGGCTGAGCGACTGCCGAATATCGGCCGCCGGAGTGGCCGGGGTGTCGGTGGCCGACGACGCGCGCCTGTCCATGACGGGTTGTCGGATCTGCGCGGTGGACGGCGCGGGTGTGCTCCTGGCCGGGTCGGCCACGGTGACCCTGGCGGATTCGGTGGTCACCGAGGCCGCCGTCGGCCTGAACGTGCGCGACACCGCGAGCGTGCAGGCGCGCGGCTGCGCCTTCGTCCGCTGCACGCACAACGCCGTGCTGGTGGAGAACGAGGCGACGGCCGGCCTGGACGCCTGCCGCTGCACCGACAGCGGCGAGGACGCGGTACTGGTGCGCTGCGTCGCGACGTTGACCATGCGGGGCAGTGCGGTCGACCGCGCCGGGGCCTCCGGGGTGGCCGCGATCGGGCAGGCCTCGGCGAACGTGCTCGACTGCCAGATCGTCGGTGCCGCGCTCAGCGGCGCGGTCGCCGACGAGGAGTCCCGCCTCGACCTGGTCGGCGGGCTGATTCGGGCCACCGGCGCCAACGGCGTCTTCGCCCGCGGCTCGGCCCGGGTCGGCCTGGACGGCGTCGTGATCGCCGACACCGCGTTCACCGCCGTACACCTGGACGAGCACGCGCACGGCGAACTGGCCGCCGTCGTGCTCGGCCCGACCCCCGAGCACGGCCTGTGCGTCGCGGGCGCGGCGGGCGTCACCGCGACCGGCCTGCTGGTGCGCGCCGCCGAGATGACCGGCATCCACCTCGGCGGCACCGGTACCGCCCGGGTGCACGCGTCCGCGGCGCACCGCTGCGGGATCGGGCTGCGCGTGGACGAGGGCATCGACGCGGTGGTCGAGGACGCCGGCTTCGCCGCCACCGGGCGGGCCGGGATCGAGGTGGGACCGGACGCCCGGCCGACGCTGCGCCGGGTCCGGGTCGCCCGCGCCGGTACCGCCGGGGTGGTCGTGCACGAACGCGCGGCGCCCGTCCTCGAGGACTGCGCGGTCACGGACAGCGCGGGCTCGGCGATGGTGGTGTGGACGGACGCGGCCCCCGTGGTCCGGGCCGGCGCGCTGACCGGCGCGGGCAAGAACGGGGTGTACCTCAAGGGCGGCGCCGGTGGCGAGTTCACCGACTGTGTGCTGGCCGGCTCGGCGTATCCGGCGGTCTACGTGGCGGCCGGCGCGGCGCCCGTGCTGCGCGCGTGCACGTTCCGGGACTGCCCGGGCGACGCGACCATCGAGGATCCGGAACAGACCTCGGCGGTGTTCGCCGACTGTGTGGCCCGCGGGGTCGCCGAGGTCCTGGTGTCCGGCCGGGGCACGGCGCCGCCGGCGGGCCCGAACGGCCTTGCCGAGGGCTCCGGCGCGGCGGACGACCCGGCCGAGGCACCGGCGGATCTGGGCACGCTGCTCGCCGAGTTGGAGGAATTGGTCGGATTGGCCCGGGTCAAGCACGATGTCGCCACACTCGTGCAGTTGATGCAGTTGGTTCGCCGCCGCGAGGAGGCCGGGCTGACCCCGCCGCCGCTGAGTCGACACCTGGTGTTCGCCGGCAATCCGGGTACCGGCAAGACCACCGTGGCACGTTTGTACGGGCGGATCCTGGCCGCGCTCGGCATGCTCTCGCGCGGTCACCTGGTGGAGGCCGATCGCGGTGCGCTGGTCGGCGAGTACGTCGGGCACACCGCACCACGCACGACGGCGATCTTCCGCAAGGCGCTGGGCGGCGTGTTGTTCATCGACGAGGCGTACTCGTTGACGTCGGCGGGCGGCAGCGACTTCGGGCAGGAGGCGATCGCGACACTGGTCAAGCTGATGGAGGATCACCGCGACGACATCGTGGTGATCGTCGCCGGCTACCCGGACGAGATGCATCGCTTCATCGACTCCAACCCCGGTCTGGATTCGCGGTTCAACCGCACCGTGGTGTTCGAGGACTACGCGTCGGCGGATCTGGTGCGCATCGTCGAACACCAGGCCGCGGCCTACGAGTACACCCTCGACGAATCGGCACGCGCGGGCCTGTTGGCCTACTTCGACTCGGTCCCGCGCGACCGGCGGTTCGGCAACGGGCGTTCCGCGCGGCAGGCCTTCCAGGAGATGACCGAGCGGCATGCCCGACGCATCTCCGCCATCGCCGAGGTGACCCCCGAGGATCTGGTCTCCCTGCGCGCACCCGACCTCCCCGATCTCGTTCCGGCCGCCGGCGATCCCGCCCGGGCGGCCGAACCGACTCCGAAAGGCTGA
- a CDS encoding sugar transferase: MRRLFDITVAAVALVLLGPVLLAIHVMIRATMGGPALFRQTRSGLHGRDFEILKFRTMLDPRYPDEPDATRITRLGQLLRTTSLDELPQLINVLRGDMGIIGPRPTLPSQVVHYSPRQRGRLDVRPGLTGWAQVQGRNALSWPVRIEYDLWYVRNRGARVDLVILWRTVGVLLRPSGITAAGGVNPGFPVPASAETGTSAQAGHQPRPVPVRTPHTDTFPLPRPIVWSGPITHSPVDPTRLLPPQRHAGDSLAEEVS; this comes from the coding sequence ATGCGACGACTGTTCGACATCACCGTGGCCGCGGTGGCACTGGTTCTACTGGGACCGGTTCTGCTCGCGATCCACGTGATGATCCGCGCGACCATGGGTGGACCCGCGTTGTTCCGTCAGACCCGAAGCGGCCTGCACGGCCGCGACTTCGAGATCCTGAAGTTCCGCACCATGCTCGACCCGCGATATCCGGACGAACCCGACGCGACCCGGATCACCCGGCTCGGGCAACTCCTGCGCACCACCAGCCTGGACGAACTGCCCCAATTGATCAACGTGTTGCGCGGGGACATGGGCATCATCGGACCCCGGCCGACGCTGCCGAGCCAGGTCGTGCACTACAGCCCGCGCCAGCGCGGCCGACTGGACGTGCGCCCCGGGCTGACCGGCTGGGCGCAGGTCCAGGGCCGCAACGCGCTCAGTTGGCCGGTGCGGATCGAGTACGACCTGTGGTACGTGCGCAACCGCGGCGCGCGGGTCGACCTGGTGATCCTGTGGCGCACCGTCGGGGTACTGCTGCGCCCGTCCGGGATCACCGCCGCCGGCGGGGTCAATCCGGGCTTCCCGGTGCCGGCCTCGGCCGAGACCGGCACCTCGGCCCAGGCGGGCCACCAGCCGCGCCCCGTGCCGGTGCGGACCCCGCACACCGACACGTTCCCGCTGCCCAGACCCATCGTCTGGAGCGGGCCGATCACCCACTCGCCGGTGGACCCGACCCGTCTGCTGCCCCCGCAGCGGCACGCGGGGGACTCGCTGGCCGAAGAGGTGTCCTGA
- a CDS encoding glycosyltransferase: MREPRGPGGRPLRIAHLTTVDMSLALLLRTELEEDVAAGFETFGISAAGPYVPGIEALGVTHVPLNSLTRAWNPRRDAAAAGELVCALRRLRLDVLHTHNPKTGVLGRLLGRAAGVPVVVNTCHGLWIRPGDPWARRAFVLGTESLAARASHAELYQNATDHATLRRAVPGWRSRVVGNGTDLTRFCPDPAARATIRAELGVAEDELLVGGVGRQVAEKGILEYVEAAGLLAGKARFVWIGPEDPDKPDAIARAAHDSPVEFVGARADMPAVYNALDVFVLPSHREGFSRSAMEAASCALPMVLSDIRGCREIGTHGEHVLLAPAGESHSLAAAMDRLISEPDLRAALGAAARTRALAEFDQRRVARVSIDTYRAVAARRGLGWT, from the coding sequence ATGCGTGAGCCACGCGGACCGGGCGGGCGTCCGCTGCGGATCGCCCACCTGACCACCGTCGACATGAGCCTGGCGCTGCTGCTGCGCACCGAACTGGAAGAGGACGTCGCCGCCGGCTTCGAGACCTTCGGGATCAGCGCGGCCGGCCCCTACGTGCCCGGGATCGAGGCGCTGGGCGTCACCCACGTCCCGCTGAACTCGCTCACCCGCGCCTGGAATCCGCGCCGCGACGCCGCCGCGGCCGGCGAACTCGTTTGCGCCCTGCGGCGATTGCGCCTGGACGTGCTGCACACCCACAACCCCAAGACCGGCGTGCTCGGCCGCCTGCTCGGCCGCGCCGCCGGGGTGCCCGTCGTGGTCAACACCTGCCACGGCTTGTGGATCCGCCCCGGCGATCCGTGGGCCCGGCGCGCGTTCGTCCTGGGCACCGAGAGCCTGGCCGCCCGCGCCTCGCACGCCGAGCTGTACCAGAACGCCACCGACCACGCCACGCTGCGCCGGGCCGTGCCGGGATGGCGCTCGCGCGTGGTCGGCAACGGCACCGACCTCACCCGCTTTTGCCCCGATCCCGCCGCCCGCGCCACGATCCGCGCCGAACTCGGGGTGGCCGAAGACGAACTGCTCGTCGGCGGAGTCGGGCGGCAGGTCGCGGAGAAGGGCATCCTCGAATACGTGGAAGCAGCCGGACTGCTCGCGGGCAAGGCCCGATTCGTCTGGATCGGACCCGAGGACCCGGACAAGCCCGACGCGATCGCTCGGGCCGCGCACGACTCGCCCGTCGAATTCGTCGGCGCGCGCGCCGACATGCCGGCCGTCTACAACGCGCTCGACGTCTTCGTCCTGCCCTCGCACCGCGAGGGCTTCTCACGATCCGCCATGGAAGCCGCCTCGTGCGCGCTGCCCATGGTGCTCAGCGACATCCGAGGCTGCCGCGAGATCGGCACCCACGGCGAACACGTGTTGCTCGCGCCGGCCGGGGAGTCCCACTCCCTGGCCGCCGCGATGGACCGCCTGATCAGCGAACCGGACCTGCGCGCCGCACTCGGCGCCGCGGCCCGGACCCGCGCGCTGGCCGAGTTCGACCAACGGCGCGTGGCCCGCGTCTCGATCGACACCTACCGGGCCGTGGCCGCGCGCCGCGGCCTGGGCTGGACGTGA
- a CDS encoding polysaccharide deacetylase family protein, protein MTAISGDRVRTTLKRGLAATALARDPAPGATLLIYHRVGGGTRDELDLPADAFRTQLDLLPARHVVSLDTAVDRLAAGDPTPSIVLTFDDGFADVYANAWPELRARKLPFTLYLATGCIDAEMRWEGSTGTSGGSAALTWDQVAELADSGLATIGNHTRSHARPEALTATELDDASDDIERRLGRRPAHFAYTWGVAVPDMEHALRCRFRSAATGVLGRNRPGCDPIRLRRVPVRRTDPPAFFRAKLGGRLGQERAYAAVVGLGKKAGAHA, encoded by the coding sequence ATGACCGCCATCAGCGGCGACCGCGTGCGCACCACGCTCAAGCGCGGCCTGGCCGCCACCGCCCTCGCCCGCGACCCCGCACCCGGCGCGACCCTGCTGATCTACCACCGCGTCGGCGGCGGTACCCGGGACGAACTCGACCTGCCCGCGGACGCGTTCCGCACCCAACTCGACCTGCTGCCCGCCCGACACGTGGTCTCCCTGGACACCGCCGTGGACCGCCTCGCGGCCGGCGACCCCACTCCGTCGATCGTGCTCACCTTCGACGACGGCTTCGCCGACGTGTACGCCAACGCCTGGCCCGAACTGCGGGCCCGCAAACTGCCGTTCACCCTCTACCTGGCGACCGGCTGCATCGACGCCGAGATGCGCTGGGAGGGCTCCACCGGCACCAGCGGCGGATCCGCCGCGCTGACCTGGGACCAGGTGGCCGAACTGGCCGACTCGGGGCTGGCCACGATTGGCAACCACACCCGCAGCCACGCCCGTCCCGAAGCGCTCACCGCGACCGAACTCGACGACGCCTCCGACGACATCGAACGCCGACTCGGCCGCCGCCCCGCGCACTTCGCCTACACCTGGGGCGTCGCCGTGCCGGACATGGAGCACGCGCTGCGCTGCCGGTTCCGCAGCGCCGCCACCGGTGTGCTCGGCCGCAACCGGCCCGGCTGCGATCCCATCCGGCTGCGCCGGGTCCCGGTCCGACGCACCGACCCGCCCGCGTTCTTCCGGGCCAAGCTCGGCGGCCGACTCGGCCAGGAACGCGCCTACGCGGCGGTGGTCGGCCTCGGCAAGAAGGCCGGTGCGCATGCGTGA